In one Alnus glutinosa chromosome 14, dhAlnGlut1.1, whole genome shotgun sequence genomic region, the following are encoded:
- the LOC133857741 gene encoding NAD(P)H-quinone oxidoreductase subunit O, chloroplastic isoform X1 has translation MAFSATLSQNSFSCLSHFPQTFRRNPLRLASIRAVKSAEPEKENTTQTQTKSEESSSNAQPSTPAPKLPKRPVYSMKKGQIVRVDKEKYLNSINYLSVGHPPYYKGLDYIYEDRGEVKSGSEAALISKSWIYVILRRESMHLLHGLGFQLHQLGYQQTCLSSQINWITRECDPDTKSTNQSWLPLLAV, from the exons atgGCTTTCTCTGCAACTCTCTCACAAAACTCTTTCTCATGCCTCTCTCACTTCCCTCAAACCTTCAGAAGAAACCCCCTTCGCTTGGCATCCATTCGAGCCGTCAAATCCGCTGAGCCGGAGAAGGAAAACACCACTCAGACGCAGACAAAGAGCGAAGAGTCTTCTTCCAATGCTCAACCATCGACCCCAGCTCCTAAGCTCCCCAAAAGGCCTGTCTATTCGA TGAAGAAAGGTCAGATTGTGAGGGTGGACAAGGAGAAGTATCTCAATAGTATTAAT TATCTATCTGTTGGTCATCCACCTTATTACAAAGGCTTGGACTACATTTATGAAGACCGTGGTGAGGTAAAGTCAGGCTCAGAGGCTGCTCTAATTTCAAA GTCTTGGATTTACGTAATTTTGAGACGGGAGAGTATGCACTT GTTGCATGGGTTGGGATTCCAACTGCACCAGCTTGGCTACCAACAGACATGCTTATCAAG TCAGATAAACTGGATTACGAGAGAATGTGATCCAGATACCAAAAGCACAAACCAATCATGGTTGCCATTGCTTGCTGTGTGA
- the LOC133857741 gene encoding NAD(P)H-quinone oxidoreductase subunit O, chloroplastic isoform X3 — translation MAFSATLSQNSFSCLSHFPQTFRRNPLRLASIRAVKSAEPEKENTTQTQTKSEESSSNAQPSTPAPKLPKRPVYSMKKGQIVRVDKEKYLNSINYLSVGHPPYYKGLDYIYEDRGEVAWVGIPTAPAWLPTDMLIKSDKLDYERM, via the exons atgGCTTTCTCTGCAACTCTCTCACAAAACTCTTTCTCATGCCTCTCTCACTTCCCTCAAACCTTCAGAAGAAACCCCCTTCGCTTGGCATCCATTCGAGCCGTCAAATCCGCTGAGCCGGAGAAGGAAAACACCACTCAGACGCAGACAAAGAGCGAAGAGTCTTCTTCCAATGCTCAACCATCGACCCCAGCTCCTAAGCTCCCCAAAAGGCCTGTCTATTCGA TGAAGAAAGGTCAGATTGTGAGGGTGGACAAGGAGAAGTATCTCAATAGTATTAAT TATCTATCTGTTGGTCATCCACCTTATTACAAAGGCTTGGACTACATTTATGAAGACCGTGGTGAG GTTGCATGGGTTGGGATTCCAACTGCACCAGCTTGGCTACCAACAGACATGCTTATCAAG TCAGATAAACTGGATTACGAGAGAATGTGA
- the LOC133857741 gene encoding NAD(P)H-quinone oxidoreductase subunit O, chloroplastic isoform X2, translating into MAFSATLSQNSFSCLSHFPQTFRRNPLRLASIRAVKSAEPEKENTTQTQTKSEESSSNAQPSTPAPKLPKRPVYSMKKGQIVRVDKEKYLNSINYLSVGHPPYYKGLDYIYEDRGEVLDLRNFETGEYALVAWVGIPTAPAWLPTDMLIKSDKLDYERM; encoded by the exons atgGCTTTCTCTGCAACTCTCTCACAAAACTCTTTCTCATGCCTCTCTCACTTCCCTCAAACCTTCAGAAGAAACCCCCTTCGCTTGGCATCCATTCGAGCCGTCAAATCCGCTGAGCCGGAGAAGGAAAACACCACTCAGACGCAGACAAAGAGCGAAGAGTCTTCTTCCAATGCTCAACCATCGACCCCAGCTCCTAAGCTCCCCAAAAGGCCTGTCTATTCGA TGAAGAAAGGTCAGATTGTGAGGGTGGACAAGGAGAAGTATCTCAATAGTATTAAT TATCTATCTGTTGGTCATCCACCTTATTACAAAGGCTTGGACTACATTTATGAAGACCGTGGTGAG GTCTTGGATTTACGTAATTTTGAGACGGGAGAGTATGCACTT GTTGCATGGGTTGGGATTCCAACTGCACCAGCTTGGCTACCAACAGACATGCTTATCAAG TCAGATAAACTGGATTACGAGAGAATGTGA